AAGATTCTTCTATTGATTGCGCCGCGTTTGGGATTGCCGGACCTATCAAAAACCAATGTTGCGTTACCACGAATTTACCTTGGACAATCGATGCGAAAACTATCCAGCAAACCTTCAATATCGAAAAAGTGCATCTGCTTAATGATTTGGAATCCGCCGCTTACGGCATTTTGCAACTGGATAGCTTTCATGAGCTGAACCCTAATGCTATAGAGCAATCAGGGCATATTGCGGTGATTGCCGCCGGTACAGGTTTGGGGGAGGCCATTCTATTTTTTGATGGTGAACAACACCACGCCATGCCGACCGAAGGCGGCCATTGTGAGTTTGCACCACAAAATGAATTTGAAGACCATTTGCTGCTATTCTTACGCCAACGTTTTCAAGGTCATGTCAGTATCGAGCGTCTTTTGTCCGGAGACGGTTTTGGTAATATTTATGACTTTTTGAAAAGCATTGAGTTTGCCAAATCCGATATGGAATTGGAGAAACGTATGCAATCTGAAGATCGCAATGCGCTGATCAGTCAAACGGCTCTGGAAGATCATGATTTACTCTGTTCTCAAGCATTGAAAATGTTTTGCCGTATCTATGGCGCCGAAGCCGGTAACCTTGCCTTGAAAACCCTGCCTTTAGGAGGTGTTTATATTGCTGGAGGCATTGCCCCAAAAATCAAACAAGCGATGAAGGACGGCTTGTTTATGGAAGGTTTTCTGGATAAGGGCCGAATGCGTCACGCGATTGAACAAATTCCAGTCAGGATTGTCGATAACCCGGAAGCGCCCTTATTAGGCGCGGCCTATTTTGCTAGCCAGAGAATCAAATAATTTATGCTCGGCTATTGGTTTGAAAGAGAATGCGCCGTTTGCCGTAGAATTCAGTTGACCCTAGTTAAACAGCGTCATTTTCTACGAATTAACTAGCCGATCGCTTAGACATCCAATTACGCCAACCTCCGGTTGAACTGATATCTTCAGCGCCTTCAATACCGTAAGGTTCACAGATAAAACCGACCACTTCCTTGCCGTCAATCAACTCGATTTTGCCTAAGCCGAGCGGTGAAGGAATCAATGCCAAAAACGAACCTAAATGCGCTTTGGGCATCGACCAGACTTCAACCTCAATGCTTTGTCCGTCTTGATCGGTTTTAATCAATCCCGGTTTAAGAATAGGGCGGCTTGCTAACTCAAAAAAACGATATTTTTCAGCGGTTTTGGTGGTTTGCAAAAGCTTGGCATTGCGTTCAAGCAATTGGCCATTCAGCGGAAAACCACTCAAATGTGCGCCGACCACGGCCAATTCGATATGCTGGCTATTGGTAAAATGGCTGCTATTGCTCTGAGGTAAAGGCAGCTCTTTTGCGCCTGCCGTTTGCACAAAATGCGGTTGCAGGCTGTCGACCAGTTGCAATAGCTTGGCATCACTGCCTGCAGGGGCAAACAAGGTCACGCCGGTGGGAAGGTGGTCTTGTCTGAATCCGGTCGGCATCGCGACAGCGGCATAATCCAATAGATTCATAAAGTTGGTATAGGTTCCTAAGATCGAGTTTAGTCCAATAGGATTGTTTTTAATCTGCTCGATGGAATAGATGGTCGGAGTGGTCGGTGTCATCATGCAATCAATGCCAGACTCATTCCAGATAATTTCAGCCTTGCGTTGCGCGTTTTGCAGCGCATAACTGCCTTTATAGGCATCGGCGGCGGAAAGGTTTCGCGCTCCGGCAACGATATTCGCTACCGTCGGATCCATAATCTCTTCGTTTTGTTCGAAGAAGGCTTCAATCGCGACATAACGCTCGGCAACCCAGGCACCGCCATAAAGCAGCTTGGCGGTTTCAATCCAGATAGCGAAAGGCACTTCTTTGGTCTGGTAACCCAAAGCTTCGATTTTAGCTTGGCTTGACAAGAAATTTTGCTCGGCATCCTTATCACCGGCAAAAAACAGCGAGGCCTTGTCGGGAATGCCGATAATCGGTTTGACTGCCCAAGCCGGCGCATTGAGACTGTCCAGTTCTCGACTGAATTCATCTTCGGCATCAAACTGTGCACTGACCTGCATGACGCTATAAGCATCCTGCGCATTCAGGGCGAAAATGCTCACCACATCTTGAGAGCGCACAGCCGGCACCACGCCTTTTGTACTCAATAGCCCTTTGGAGGGTTTTAGACCCACCAGATTATTGAAGGTGGCAGGTACTCGGCCGGAACCTGCTGTATCGGTGCCGAGCGAGAAAGTGCATAGGTTCAATGCCAAAGAGATTGCCGAACCGGAACTGGAACCACCGGAAATCATTTTGAAATCGAAACTATTATGACAAACCCCGTAAGGAGAACGTGTACCGACCAATCCGGTGGCGAACTGATCCATATTCGATTTCGCTAAAGGAATCGCACCGGCCTCGATCAATAATTCCACCACAGTCGCGGACTCTTCTGGAATGTAACTGTATTCTTTACAAGCCGCGGTAGTAGGAATACCTGCTAAATCGATATTGTCCTTGATGACAAACGGCACGCCCCATAAAGGCAAACTGTTCGGCTCGCTGCTTTCCAAGCGGCTGATATAGGGCTCCAATTCAGCCTCATTGAGCAGGTGAATAAACACATTGTAATGCTCATAGTGGGTGGCTTTTTCACGCAGCATCGCCATCAGACCACGCGGCGTTAAACCGCCGGTTTGGTAGAGCTTTTGTAGCGATTCAAGGCTAAGGTTTAATTCATGCATGGGTGTCTTCCTTTAATACCATCAGTGCCTGACCGGTTTGAATCAGGTCGCCTTCATTCACTAAAATTTCGCTTACTGTGCCGCTGAATTCGGCATTGACAGGGATTTCGATTTTCATGGTTTCCAAAATGGCGATCACCTGGTCCTCTTCGACGCGGTCTCCTGGTTTGACTTGCAGTTTCCAGACACTGCCGGTAATCGGCGAATTGGCCGCGGCAAACCCTTCTGGAATCTGTAAAGGTGCATCGGCTTGCAATTCTTCTTGTTCGGTGTCCGATTCGAAGTTCGCCAATCCTGATTCTTCCCAGTACAAACGCTCGGCTTCGAATGCGGCCTGCTGAGTGTCTTGGAATTCGCCAATGCTGTCGTCGTTTTCGGCAAGGAACTGCTGATAAGCATTCAATGACAGTTCGGTCTCTTCGATTTCAATGTCAAAACGTCCCAGAGGGAAATCGAGACGTGCCTGTTTCAGTTCTTCTTCACTGACCGGATAGAATTTAATCTGATCGAAGAAATCCAATAACCAAGGTTTGTCGGAACTGAAGTTCTGTGTTTGGAAATAGGCGTTCCACATCTGGATGGTGCGACCCACAAACTGATAACCGCCCGGGCCTTCCATACCGTAAACGCACATATAGGCACCACCGATACCGACGGCGTTTTCCGGTGTCCAGGTTCGTGCCGGGTTGTATTTGGTGGTGACCAGACGGTGACGAGGGTCAAGCGGGGTTGCAACCGGAGCGCCCAGATAGACATCACCCAAGCCCATCACCAGATAGTTGGCGTTAAAGACAATCTTTTTGACATCTTCAATGCTGTCCAAGCCGTTAATTCGGCGGATAAACTCGATATTGCTCGGACACCATGGGGCATTAGGACGGACCGTGGTCATGTATTTTTCAATTGCCAAACGTGTGCTCGGATCATCCCAAGATAACGGCAGATGAACAATGCGACTTTTTACCGTCAGGTCCTTACCGGAACCGACTTCGCTTTCCAGCGCAATCAATTTTTCCAGTAAATCTTGTTGTGAGATTTGTCTTGGGTCGTAATGCACCTGCAACGAACGGATACCTGGTGTCAGGTCCTTCAAAAACGCCCATTTTTGCGCCGGGTTGTCGTTATCACGCAAATCACGCAGCTTTTCGAACAACACCTGAATACGGAAACGCAACGCCAGATCCAGTTCCATCGCTCCATATTCGATGAGAAGGTGAGAGTCGCCGGAACGGCGGTATTTAACGCCGATTTCATGTTGCGTATGGTCCTGTTCAAAAGCAATGCAGGATTGTTCGGTTGAACTGTCTAAAAACTCTAGAGTAGGCGTGACCTTGTCATTTAGTGAGAGAATTGCCGCTTCTTGGGCTTTTAACGCTCTTTCCGCTTCCGCTGTACTAACCGCCTTGAACTTGACCTTGTCGCCCGGGCGCAGTTGCCCCATTTTCCATTGTTCGGCTTCGATAATGGTGGCTGGGCAGACAAACCCCCCTAAGCTTGGACCGTCTTGCGCGAGAATCACCGGCATATCACCGGTGAAATCGATTGCACCGATGGCATAGGGATTGTCGTGGATATTGGAAGGGTGTAGGCCGGCTTCACCACCACTGTTGCGAGCCCATTGCGGTTTCGGGCCAATCAATCGAATCCCGGTACGGCTTGAGTTGTAATGTACTTTCCATTCGGCAGAGAAGAAGTTTTCGATATCGTCTTCGGTAAAGAAGTCCGGGCAGCCTTGCGGACCGTAAATGACTGCGATTTCATACAGGTTGCCTAAAGTTGGAATAGCGTTGTCAGGTAGTTTAATCAGTTCATCCTGTGTATCTAGATTCTGTACACGCAACACATCACCAATACGTAACAGGCGACCACCGTGACCACCGAAGCCGCCTAAAGAGAAGGTGGTTTTACTGCCCATATAATCGGGCACATCAAAGCCGCCTAATACTGCCAGATAGGCGCGTTGACCGATATCTTTAATGACTTTTGATTTCAGTTGTTGACCGGCTTTGACCTTAATCGCCCGGTTTTGGGCAATCGGCTCTTTATCCAGGGTGGCTTTAATATCGGCACCGGTAATACAGATCATTGTATCGGTATCGAATTTCATACTGATACCCGATACCGTCATTTCAATGGTCGCGGCATCTTCCGGGTTGTTTAGGCAACGGTTCGCCAAACGATGGGAAAGCGCATCCATAGGCCCTGATGGTGGCACACCGATATCCCAATAGCCGACTCGCCCCGGATAGCTCACCAGCATAGAGTGAGTTCCCGGATTAGTGACCTCAATCGTATTTGGGGTGTGTTTAAAACCGTTCAAGAACTGGGTGAACAGCTGAGCACCGACTTTAAAGGTATCATTATGGCTAAGCGCTTCAAGATAAGCGACATTGGTTTCAAAGCCGTGAATCTGCGTTTCATGCAATGCGTCTTGCAAAGCGCTGATCGTGCTTTCACGGCTCTCGCCTTTAACAATGATTTTCGCCATCATCGGATCATAAAACGAACTGACCTCGATGCCGCGACCACACCAAGTATCGACACGGCAGTTGCTTGGCATTTGCCAGCCGGTGATTTTTCCGGCACTTGGCTGGAAGTTTTTAAATGGATCTTCAGCATAAACACGCACTTCAATGGCGTGACCTTGCGGCGCTGGAATCTGTTCGGCGGATAAAGGCAGTTTCGAATCGTAGGCGACTTTGATCATCCACTCGACCAAATCGACATTGCGCACCGTTTCGGTAATACCGTGTTCCACCTGCAATCGGGTATTCACCTCAAGGAAATAGAACTCATTGCTGTCGGCATCATAGACATATTCGACGGTACCGGCCGATTTATAATTGACCAGTTTACATAACTCGATCGCATAATCTTCCATCTGCTGGACTTGCTCACGGCTGATGCCCGGTGCGGGAGTTTCTTCAACCACTTTCTGGTTACGGCGTTGTAAAGAACAGTCACGTTCTCCGAAAGACACGACATTACCTTGACCGTCACCGAAAATCTGAATTTCGATATGGCGTGCATGGACAACGAATTTTTCCAGGAACAAACCGGCTTGACCGAAAGAGTTCTGGCTCAAACGTTTGACCTGTTCAAACGCATTATTCAAATCCTCGGCATTGTCACATTTTTGCATACCGATACCGCCACCACCGGCGGTACTTTTGAGCATGACCGGATAACCGATGCGCTCTGCTTCGCTTAAAGCCTGTTCAACAGAATCCAGTAGACCCGAACCCGGCAGTAAAGGCACCTTGGCTTTGATTGCAAGTTCGCGAGCGGTGTGTTTCAGGCCGAAATCTCGAATCTGTTCATTGGTCGGGCCGATAAAGGTGATACCGGCGGCTTCACAATCCGAGGCAAAAGTGGTGTTTTCGCTTAAAAAACCGTAACCCGGGTGGACCGCATCGACGCCAAGCCTTTTTGCTTCGGCAAGAATAAACGGGACATTCAGATAGGTTTCCGAGGCGGTATTACCCTTAAGAAAGATGACTTCATCGGCTTGCTGAACATGTAATGACGCACGATCCGCATCTGAGGCGAGGGCGACCGAAGCGATATTCATCTTTTTCAGCGTGCGCATAATACGGGTGGCGATGGCGCCGCGGTTGGCAATGAGTACTTTCTTAAACATTGTATGTCCTTTTCTCAGATCGTTCTGAGCGCGTTTAGTCTACGACCCAGGTCGTCCTGGGATATTGTTGTTTTTATATTGTTTAAAAATTTGTTTGCTGCAAATCAATCAAGGATTTGCGTTTTATCTATGAGAGCGTAATGAGAACCAAAATTTGAGTCCTTATATCTAATCTCAAAAACGTCAGCAGTGACTTAAGTGTTAGGTTTAGCGCCATTAAATTTCTGATGGCGTTGTAAAAACGTGATGAGAAGTTCAAGAGCAAGGCGGACGGAGCGCAGAAACCGCAGTGTATGTTTGAATACATGAGGATTTCTCAACTTACCCCTTCGGGCGTCGAGTTCTGCGTTTTGAGCACCGCCTAACGCAGCTCTTGAGCTTCACAATAGTTTTTTACTCCCAGATAACCATTTCTACTGGTGTCGGGTTATATCCGTTGCACGGGTTGTTGAGCTGTGGGCAGTTCGACACCAAAATCAAGGTATCCATATGCGCCTGCATTTCCACATAACGGCCTGGAGCGGAGATACCGTCATCAAAATCCAGATGGCCGTCTGGGGTGACCGGCACATTCATAAAGAAGTTGATATTGCTCGATAGATCGTCTTTGCTCATTTTTTTGTCGTGGTTGCAAGAACAGCTACCCAGCGCCATGAGAAAAGAGTCACGGCAAGAGTGCATATGACGTTTTTCAATGGCGTAACGCACGGTATTACTTTCCGCCGAGCAAGCGCCACCAATGGTATCGTGGCGACCACAGGTATCATCGACGATGGTTAGCATCGGATTACCCAAGTTAGAGCGCAATACGCTGCCTGTGGTCAGATAGATATTACCTTGCTCACGAATGGTATCGGTCGCTGAATAGCGTTCATCGTGGTCAGTGGCGTTATAAAACAGGGTGTCGACCGCTTCATTTCCTTCCAGATCAACAATACGGAAGAATTGCCCGGCTTTGACTTCATGCATCCAAGGTTTGCCAGCCTCGACCACTTCACGGTAAACGATACGGCTTTCGTCAAATTTTTCAGTCATTAGGATTCTCCCCATAAAATACTTTGGTGTTGTAGTAGGCGCGTTCGTTTTCGCCTCGGTGTATGCGGCATGGATCATCTTGAGCGACAGGCAGTGCTTTAAATACACTTAACTCAATCGGTTTTGGCTTATATTCCGCGTTTGGATCCATGGCGTGCTGCACACTTGATAGTGAGACAATACAGTCCATTTCAAAACGTAAATCGACATAGTCACCGGCTTTTGAGTTGTTTTCGATAAAAGTCATGGCACCGTCATCTTCGACACGGACTTTGGAAAACCAGTTGATATTGGGCACGATATCGCTACTGTTCAATCCCCATTTGGACAACTCGTTAATCAGTCCGTCATAGGCATTTTTGTAATAGTCGTTATGCGCTTGCTGATAGGTTTTTACGCCGTATTTACGTTCCACCATCGCAGCGTTGCTGATACCACCGATGGTATCGTGCCAGCCACAACTGTCGGCGATGACCGAGCACATAACGCGTCCCATATCGCTGAAACACATATTCGGTGTTGTCAAAAAGGCGGTTTTCTGTGCCTTCAAGGTATCCGGCATATTGAAACGTTCGTTTTTGACTTCGATATTGTTCATTAACATGGCGATATTGGCGCCGCCTTCAATATCCGTCAGACGAAGCACCGTACCGCGGCGAATCACGCCAGACCAGTGGGCGCCACCGGGAAAGCTCTCTTTCCAGATAAGGCCGTTATATTCGCTAACTTCAGCCATGGTTATTCTCCTGTAGTTGATTGACTGTCCTTATCAGGACTGCTTGAAGTATAAATAGGGGGCAACGCAGAGTGCGTCAGGTATAGGTTTGAGTTCTTCACGCCACGAAACGCCTGCATCTCATCGCTGATGCGTTTAAGCTCCTGAGCAGGGCCTTGCATCAGGTTCACCTCTAGGGTGTGCTGATCCATCAGTTGAATCTGCGTGCTGGAAATGATTTCGGCGACATGTTGGTGTTTGAGCTGATTCAGCTTTTGCTGTAATCCTGGCACCGTATGGTTGTAAACCAAGGTGAAAGTACCGGCCATAATGTCATTGGTGAAATTCTGTTTGAATGAGGCCGATTCTTTGCGAATCAAATCCGCCAGTAAGGCCGAGCGGTTTTTAAAGCCACGTGCAGCGGTGAGCTGTTCCAAATCTTCCAATACATTGGCTGGAAGAGACGCACTTGTTCTAACTAAATTACTTTGAGACATCGTTGTCTTCCTTCTGTTAAATGGCGTTAAAAAATATCCGGTACTTCGGAATTAACCGGAACCATACGAACCATGCTGAGCTTGTCATCCATATCAATCTCTTCATGTTCGGGATGAACCAGCTTTTCCAAATAAGCTTTGGTCGCTAAAAATTCAGGGCTAAGCAAAGTGTCGGCTTTTCTCGGACGAGGTAACGGCACTTCTAAGGCTTCAACGACTTGCCCCGGATTGGCTTCCAAAACCAGAATACGATCGGCGAGATAAATCGCTTCGTCCAAATCGTGGGTGATAAAAAAAATGGTGATATCGATGTTCTGCCAGATTTCCAATAGGTATTGCTGCATCTTCAAACGGTTTTGCGGGTCCAAGGCGGCAAACGGCTCATCCATCAAAAGGATTTTCGGTTGATTGGCCAAGGCGCGAATAATCGCGACACGCTGCTTCATCCCCCCGGATAACTGATGCGGATAAGCATCGGCAAACTTGGTCAAGCCGACCAGATCAATCCATTGAAACGCTTCGGCTTCGGCAGTGTTATAAGCCATGCCGGCCTGAGTCAGACCAAACATGACGTTTTGCTTGATGGTCAACCACGGAAACAGCGAATAACTTTGAAACACCATACCGCGATCAGGGCCAGGGCCTGTGACGGTGTTGTCATCGATGACAATCGCACCTTGTTCATGGGTTTCCAATCCGGCGATCAGGCGCGCCAAAGTCGATTTACCGCAGCCAGAAGGGCCAACCACACAGATGAACTCGCGCTTGTAGGCGGTGAAGTCGATCTCGTTCAATACCTTAACCGGCGTGCCTTTATGATCAAAGCTTTTATGTAAACCTTCGATTTTCAAAGCCGCAGGGCGTTTTAGAATGCGTGCGCTACGATCTGCAATTTCAGGAGTAAACCATTTGTATAACGGGTGTTCTGTATTCATCTTCGGGTTGCCTCTGTATTGCTTATTTTGCGTTGTGCCATGGGAACAGGCGTTTACCAAGTTTTGCCAGAATCAGGTCGGTAATCAGACCGATCATGCCGATAATCAAAATGGCGGCAAAGACATTGTCAAAATTCTTATAACGGGCTTGCTGAGTAATAAACCAGGTAATACCCGAGCTGGTTCCGATCAATTCGGCAACGATCAGGTAAGTCCATGCCCAGCCTAACAGAATGCGCATATCACGATAAAGGTCCGGCAGGATGCCCGGCAGGATGACGCGACGAATCATGGATAGACCGCGGCAACCTAAAGTTAGAGAAGCTTCGATCAGTGCCATATTCAATTTACGGGTAGTCGCTGCGACAATCAGTACCATCTGGAAGAAGGTTCCGATAAAGATAATGGCAACCTTCGGGGCATCGTAGATACCTAAGATCGCCACCGCGAGCGCCCCAAATGCCGGAGCAGGCAGATAGCGAAAGAATTCGGTAAAGGGTTCGATAGCGTGTGAAGCGGCATTATATGTCCCTGCCAAAACTCCTAAAGGCACACCAAACAACATCGCCCAAAAAAAGCCCCAAGCGATGATCTGAATAGAGTGCCAAAGACTTTCATGTAACCAGGGTTCATTGGCGCGTTTCGGTTCTGTGGTAAAAGCGGTATAGAATGCGGTGACTACCTCGTGTGGCGCCGGTAGATAGACCGGGTTGGACGGAATTCCTTGCGGCAGTTGCTCGGCAGTCAGTTCAGGGTTGGCTTCAAGTTTTTTATTTAATTCTCGTTCGAAAACTTCTTTATCGACCAGGTTGCCTTCTCTAAAAAAGCTCACACCACCAGAATGGGTGATCTCCATTTGCGGGTGCCAGATAAACGGCGCATAGCTGACCAAACACCAAAGCAGTATGGGTACAGCGAAACTCGCGAAAGTGAGAATGCGAACGGATTTTTTATCGAGTTGTGTTCTTGGGGTGGTCCAGCTTGAAGAGCTCTGCATCGTATCGATTCCATTTTTTTGTGTATTACAAAATTATAAAAACGTAATAAGCAGAGGGTGTGCCAGTATTTAAGGTGTATTGCTAAGCTGTTGTTTAATATGTGTTTTTTATGTTGATATTAGGGGTTTTAGGTGTTTTTAAAGCCACCTAAACCCATTTTAGTGGTTGGTGGTGCTCAAATGGTGCACTCTAGTGGTGCGCTGTGCCTTTTACATGGATTAATTGAGTTTTCGTAAAGAGGATTGTCCGGAAGAGAGCGTTTTTAATTGATGCTCGAGTAGCACTTGTGCGGCGCCTTGTTCATCAATGCCGATATATTGGACAAGCTGACTCTGTTGTTGTTCGATCAGTTGTAAAGTTTCTTGATAAGCGAAGTAGTCGTGCGCCTGCCAATAGCCGTGCAAGTCATCGTAATCGATCTCTGTCAGCGGTTGTGCGATGAGCTTGTCATGCAGGGTTTGAAAAAAGCGCTGGTCATCAAAAAACGCTACGGCACCGACTTGCTCGATTGCAGACAGCATTTGATGAGTTTGCTCGCTTTGGCGGTTGATGCCGACACCGATAATCAGAGCCTGATAGTCATTTTTAATGACTTGTTCGATGAGAATGCCGGCAATTTTACCCTGAGCGTTGTACAGGTCGTTAGGCCATTTCAGTTTGATCGTTTCAGTGGGATTAAGGCTCACTAAGGTTTGCTGAATCAAGCTGGCGAGATGCAAGCTTACCAATCC
Above is a window of Thiomicrorhabdus sediminis DNA encoding:
- the glk gene encoding glucokinase → MSRVLAGDVGGTKTVLAIYKAEKGELAEICKAIYPSGKHSCFEDLIAEFLGEDSSIDCAAFGIAGPIKNQCCVTTNLPWTIDAKTIQQTFNIEKVHLLNDLESAAYGILQLDSFHELNPNAIEQSGHIAVIAAGTGLGEAILFFDGEQHHAMPTEGGHCEFAPQNEFEDHLLLFLRQRFQGHVSIERLLSGDGFGNIYDFLKSIEFAKSDMELEKRMQSEDRNALISQTALEDHDLLCSQALKMFCRIYGAEAGNLALKTLPLGGVYIAGGIAPKIKQAMKDGLFMEGFLDKGRMRHAIEQIPVRIVDNPEAPLLGAAYFASQRIK
- the atzF gene encoding allophanate hydrolase codes for the protein MHELNLSLESLQKLYQTGGLTPRGLMAMLREKATHYEHYNVFIHLLNEAELEPYISRLESSEPNSLPLWGVPFVIKDNIDLAGIPTTAACKEYSYIPEESATVVELLIEAGAIPLAKSNMDQFATGLVGTRSPYGVCHNSFDFKMISGGSSSGSAISLALNLCTFSLGTDTAGSGRVPATFNNLVGLKPSKGLLSTKGVVPAVRSQDVVSIFALNAQDAYSVMQVSAQFDAEDEFSRELDSLNAPAWAVKPIIGIPDKASLFFAGDKDAEQNFLSSQAKIEALGYQTKEVPFAIWIETAKLLYGGAWVAERYVAIEAFFEQNEEIMDPTVANIVAGARNLSAADAYKGSYALQNAQRKAEIIWNESGIDCMMTPTTPTIYSIEQIKNNPIGLNSILGTYTNFMNLLDYAAVAMPTGFRQDHLPTGVTLFAPAGSDAKLLQLVDSLQPHFVQTAGAKELPLPQSNSSHFTNSQHIELAVVGAHLSGFPLNGQLLERNAKLLQTTKTAEKYRFFELASRPILKPGLIKTDQDGQSIEVEVWSMPKAHLGSFLALIPSPLGLGKIELIDGKEVVGFICEPYGIEGAEDISSTGGWRNWMSKRSAS
- the uca gene encoding urea carboxylase, producing the protein MFKKVLIANRGAIATRIMRTLKKMNIASVALASDADRASLHVQQADEVIFLKGNTASETYLNVPFILAEAKRLGVDAVHPGYGFLSENTTFASDCEAAGITFIGPTNEQIRDFGLKHTARELAIKAKVPLLPGSGLLDSVEQALSEAERIGYPVMLKSTAGGGGIGMQKCDNAEDLNNAFEQVKRLSQNSFGQAGLFLEKFVVHARHIEIQIFGDGQGNVVSFGERDCSLQRRNQKVVEETPAPGISREQVQQMEDYAIELCKLVNYKSAGTVEYVYDADSNEFYFLEVNTRLQVEHGITETVRNVDLVEWMIKVAYDSKLPLSAEQIPAPQGHAIEVRVYAEDPFKNFQPSAGKITGWQMPSNCRVDTWCGRGIEVSSFYDPMMAKIIVKGESRESTISALQDALHETQIHGFETNVAYLEALSHNDTFKVGAQLFTQFLNGFKHTPNTIEVTNPGTHSMLVSYPGRVGYWDIGVPPSGPMDALSHRLANRCLNNPEDAATIEMTVSGISMKFDTDTMICITGADIKATLDKEPIAQNRAIKVKAGQQLKSKVIKDIGQRAYLAVLGGFDVPDYMGSKTTFSLGGFGGHGGRLLRIGDVLRVQNLDTQDELIKLPDNAIPTLGNLYEIAVIYGPQGCPDFFTEDDIENFFSAEWKVHYNSSRTGIRLIGPKPQWARNSGGEAGLHPSNIHDNPYAIGAIDFTGDMPVILAQDGPSLGGFVCPATIIEAEQWKMGQLRPGDKVKFKAVSTAEAERALKAQEAAILSLNDKVTPTLEFLDSSTEQSCIAFEQDHTQHEIGVKYRRSGDSHLLIEYGAMELDLALRFRIQVLFEKLRDLRDNDNPAQKWAFLKDLTPGIRSLQVHYDPRQISQQDLLEKLIALESEVGSGKDLTVKSRIVHLPLSWDDPSTRLAIEKYMTTVRPNAPWCPSNIEFIRRINGLDSIEDVKKIVFNANYLVMGLGDVYLGAPVATPLDPRHRLVTTKYNPARTWTPENAVGIGGAYMCVYGMEGPGGYQFVGRTIQMWNAYFQTQNFSSDKPWLLDFFDQIKFYPVSEEELKQARLDFPLGRFDIEIEETELSLNAYQQFLAENDDSIGEFQDTQQAAFEAERLYWEESGLANFESDTEQEELQADAPLQIPEGFAAANSPITGSVWKLQVKPGDRVEEDQVIAILETMKIEIPVNAEFSGTVSEILVNEGDLIQTGQALMVLKEDTHA
- a CDS encoding urea amidolyase associated protein UAAP2, whose amino-acid sequence is MTEKFDESRIVYREVVEAGKPWMHEVKAGQFFRIVDLEGNEAVDTLFYNATDHDERYSATDTIREQGNIYLTTGSVLRSNLGNPMLTIVDDTCGRHDTIGGACSAESNTVRYAIEKRHMHSCRDSFLMALGSCSCNHDKKMSKDDLSSNINFFMNVPVTPDGHLDFDDGISAPGRYVEMQAHMDTLILVSNCPQLNNPCNGYNPTPVEMVIWE
- a CDS encoding urea amidolyase associated protein UAAP1; the encoded protein is MAEVSEYNGLIWKESFPGGAHWSGVIRRGTVLRLTDIEGGANIAMLMNNIEVKNERFNMPDTLKAQKTAFLTTPNMCFSDMGRVMCSVIADSCGWHDTIGGISNAAMVERKYGVKTYQQAHNDYYKNAYDGLINELSKWGLNSSDIVPNINWFSKVRVEDDGAMTFIENNSKAGDYVDLRFEMDCIVSLSSVQHAMDPNAEYKPKPIELSVFKALPVAQDDPCRIHRGENERAYYNTKVFYGENPND
- a CDS encoding CopG family ribbon-helix-helix protein, with the protein product MSQSNLVRTSASLPANVLEDLEQLTAARGFKNRSALLADLIRKESASFKQNFTNDIMAGTFTLVYNHTVPGLQQKLNQLKHQHVAEIISSTQIQLMDQHTLEVNLMQGPAQELKRISDEMQAFRGVKNSNLYLTHSALPPIYTSSSPDKDSQSTTGE
- a CDS encoding ABC transporter ATP-binding protein is translated as MNTEHPLYKWFTPEIADRSARILKRPAALKIEGLHKSFDHKGTPVKVLNEIDFTAYKREFICVVGPSGCGKSTLARLIAGLETHEQGAIVIDDNTVTGPGPDRGMVFQSYSLFPWLTIKQNVMFGLTQAGMAYNTAEAEAFQWIDLVGLTKFADAYPHQLSGGMKQRVAIIRALANQPKILLMDEPFAALDPQNRLKMQQYLLEIWQNIDITIFFITHDLDEAIYLADRILVLEANPGQVVEALEVPLPRPRKADTLLSPEFLATKAYLEKLVHPEHEEIDMDDKLSMVRMVPVNSEVPDIF
- a CDS encoding ABC transporter permease, which gives rise to MQSSSSWTTPRTQLDKKSVRILTFASFAVPILLWCLVSYAPFIWHPQMEITHSGGVSFFREGNLVDKEVFERELNKKLEANPELTAEQLPQGIPSNPVYLPAPHEVVTAFYTAFTTEPKRANEPWLHESLWHSIQIIAWGFFWAMLFGVPLGVLAGTYNAASHAIEPFTEFFRYLPAPAFGALAVAILGIYDAPKVAIIFIGTFFQMVLIVAATTRKLNMALIEASLTLGCRGLSMIRRVILPGILPDLYRDMRILLGWAWTYLIVAELIGTSSGITWFITQQARYKNFDNVFAAILIIGMIGLITDLILAKLGKRLFPWHNAK
- a CDS encoding biotin--[acetyl-CoA-carboxylase] ligase; the protein is MPENYQLIELDSVDSTNRYLKDYCRQQLPDKMLFCQTHRQTAGYGQLQRSWSSNKDSLIFSIAYPLATKQRINGLVSLHLASLIQQTLVSLNPTETIKLKWPNDLYNAQGKIAGILIEQVIKNDYQALIIGVGINRQSEQTHQMLSAIEQVGAVAFFDDQRFFQTLHDKLIAQPLTEIDYDDLHGYWQAHDYFAYQETLQLIEQQQSQLVQYIGIDEQGAAQVLLEHQLKTLSSGQSSLRKLN